Part of the Rhizobium sp. WYJ-E13 genome is shown below.
GCGGAGGAATGTTATCGGCAGTTCCCGTCCTAGAGCAATTCCAGCAAAGCGAACAACGGTCTTGCATCCGGAATTGCGTCGAACAAAGAGATAGCCCGGCTTCGTGTTTCGAAGAAAAACGGAAACACTCTATGGCGGGAACTGCGAGGCAGGCCAGCCTGCGTTCAGCCGATAAGCGGCCGTCCGCTCAAAACCTCATATTCGTGGAGATCACTTTTCATCTTGTCCTTCCAGGCTGTCAGGAACGCCAGCGTCTCCCTTTTCTCGATATGGGCGGCCAGCGCTTGCCGATCCTGCCAGCGCTGAGCGACCACGAAACGTCCGGCCGGCCCGTCATCCAGGGCAATGTTGTAAAACAGGCACCCCTTTTCGGCCTTCGTGCTGCTGCTGATTGCCCTGATGTCGGAAACGAACGCGTCGACATCTGCCGGATCGAGGTCGATGTAACCCATGATGACAAGCATGATTGCCGAGCCTCCTCTTCACACATCGACCGTCAGGACGATCTTGCCCTGGATATGCCCCCTGGCGGCCCGCTCATGCGCCTTGCGCGCATCCGCAAGCGGATAGGCGCTGTCGATGACGACACGGATCGTCCCGTCATTGAGCAGGCGTCCCACTTCCGCCAGTTGAGCTCCGCTGGAACGGACCTGGGTCGCCGAAACCGTGACACCGCGCTTGCCGGCCTCCGTGACATCGGCAAAGCCGAGGGGATATACCGGGAACAACGCCCCGCCACGCTTCAATACGCGCAGGAAACGACCTGTTGTCGAACCACCGACCGCATCGACGACAAGATCGATGTCACGCGCGGTCTTCTCGGGCGGCGTCCTGGTGTAATCGATGAATTCATCGGCACCGAGTTCCCTGAGTAATGACTCATGCTTGCCTGATGCCACGGCAATGACATGCGATCCCTTCAGCTTCGCGAGCTGCACCGCAAAGTGTCCTACGCCGCCGGCGGCGCCGTTGACGAGAACCGTCTTGCCCTTGAGCGGCACCGGCTCGTGCCTGCTCGATTGAAGTGGGTTCGGTTCATCATGTCCGAGCTCGATCATGAATTGCCACGCCGTCAACAGCGACATCGGCGCTCCAGCGGCATGTACGTGATCGATGCCGGCAGGCTTCAATGCGAGTTCCGAGACCGGCACGCTGACATATTCCGCATAGGCCCTGCTCTCTGCTACGCTGAAAAAGCGGACCATGGAATAGACTTCGTCGCCGACGGAGAATTCGCGGACATCATCGGCAACCGCCTCGACGACACCAGACACATCCGTGCCCAGGATGATCGGGAATGGCACCTGCGGCCGCCATTCCGGAGGAAGCGCCCTGTAACCATCGCGCAGATACCAGTCGGGAGGATTGATCCCTATGGCGTGAACGCGAACGAGCACTTCCCCCGGTTTCAGTTCAGGCTTCGGCGCATCCTCGTAACGCAGCACGTCGGGACCGCCGAACTCGTGGATCCGGATTGCTTTCATCGTTTCGCTCGACATTACTTTCTCCATCAAAATACATATGCTACCAATTTGGAGCACTGCCCCGCTACAAACGGAGCGTTGCCCCGTTTATAAATGGAGCGCTGCCCCGCTTGTCAAGAGGTGATATGAGAGCCGACGCAAAAAAGAACTATGATCACATTCTCGCGGTCGCCCGTGAGATGCTGACGGGGGATGGTGCGAATGCATCGCTGCGCGACATTGCGCGCAAAGCGGAAGTAGGAGACGGAACCTTGCACCGTCACTTCCCGACCCGGGAAGCACTGCTTGAAGCCTTGCTGCGCACCAGTTTCGAGGATTTGGCGCGACGGGCGAGCGAACTCGAACAATCGGACGATCCCGGCAATGCGCTCGTGACGTGGCTGCGCGAGGCGACCGCGATAACCCACAATTACAGCGGCGCTATTGCCTCGATGGTTTCCGCAATCGCTGACGAGAATTCCGCGCTTCACACGTCATGTGTGATGCTGCGCACAGCCGGTGCACAGCTTCTTCGACGCGCCCAGACGAAAGGCGCGGCGCGAATGGACATGGACGGCAACGACCTGTTCGCTTTGATAAGTGCGCTGGCGTGGCTCGCCGAACAACCTCCGCTCGTGCCGCGCGCGGATCACCTGTTCGACATCATCTCAGGTGCGATCCTGACGAGTGAACGGCAGTAGCTGCCTAGTACTACAGTTGCGTTTGATGCCTTGCTTTGTAGTGAGAAAGCATTGCGGATGCTTGATGCCTGCGTCGCCAGAGTGACCATGCCAAGATGAGGCGAACTCTAATCGGGGGCTGTAGCAGGAGGCGTTTGATCAGATAGCGGATCTCTGCGACGCTGGGCACGAAGGCCATGGTGTTGGTCAGGCGGCGATTGGCGGGTTTGGACTCGTTTCGTTCGGTTTGCCAGCAGCGGTGCGGCGTAGATCGGCGCCGAGTTTGGCGAGGAATGCAGCGGCTGCCATGACGAGCGTCATGTGCCGCTTCCAAGCATGCCAGGATCGCGCTTCGCAATGATCCAGGCCGAGATCGTCCTTCGCACGCTGGAAGCATTCTTCCACGGTCCAACGCAGCCCGGCAGCGCCCGCCAATTCGCTCAATTCGGTACCGGCGGGCGCAAAGACAAAGTAATAGGCGCGCGCATCGGGTTCGCGTCGGCTGCGCCGGATCAGAAGCCAGCGCTCCCATTGTGGATCCGGGCGAGAGCTGAGAGGAATACGGGCCCAATCATAAAGCCGAAGACCCTTGGCACCTTCGCCTGCTGCATGGCTCTGCCAAACCTCCGGTTTCAACTCATCAGCCATCGTTTCGGGATCGGTCTGCTCGATCCCTTGCTCACGCACAAAGCGCAGGCATTGATTGGAGCGCACTGCCAGAACATAAGGCTGGCCACGGCTTTCCAGCATCCGGCGCAGCTTGGAATCCGAACCATAAAGCGCATCCGCCAATACCCAGGCACAAGGCACGCCGGCATCCAGCGCATCGGCAATGAGCTTGGCTGCAATGGCCGGTTTGGTCGCGAAGGCTTGGGACTGGGGGACGTGAGCCGAAGCACGGCGGGCTTCATCCTCGGCCCACTCCTTCGGTAGATAAAGTTGCCGATCGATCAGGGTCTGACCGTAGCGGCTTGCATAGGCAAGGAAAACACCGATCTGACAGTTCTCGATCCGGCCGGCCGTGCCGGAATATTGTCGTGCGACACCGACTGAATGGGCGCCTTTCTTCAGGAAGCCGGTCTCATCGACCACAAGAACGCCGTCCGCGTCACCGAGAGACT
Proteins encoded:
- a CDS encoding putative quinol monooxygenase, whose product is MLVIMGYIDLDPADVDAFVSDIRAISSSTKAEKGCLFYNIALDDGPAGRFVVAQRWQDRQALAAHIEKRETLAFLTAWKDKMKSDLHEYEVLSGRPLIG
- a CDS encoding NADP-dependent oxidoreductase, whose protein sequence is MSSETMKAIRIHEFGGPDVLRYEDAPKPELKPGEVLVRVHAIGINPPDWYLRDGYRALPPEWRPQVPFPIILGTDVSGVVEAVADDVREFSVGDEVYSMVRFFSVAESRAYAEYVSVPVSELALKPAGIDHVHAAGAPMSLLTAWQFMIELGHDEPNPLQSSRHEPVPLKGKTVLVNGAAGGVGHFAVQLAKLKGSHVIAVASGKHESLLRELGADEFIDYTRTPPEKTARDIDLVVDAVGGSTTGRFLRVLKRGGALFPVYPLGFADVTEAGKRGVTVSATQVRSSGAQLAEVGRLLNDGTIRVVIDSAYPLADARKAHERAARGHIQGKIVLTVDV
- a CDS encoding TetR/AcrR family transcriptional regulator, which encodes MRADAKKNYDHILAVAREMLTGDGANASLRDIARKAEVGDGTLHRHFPTREALLEALLRTSFEDLARRASELEQSDDPGNALVTWLREATAITHNYSGAIASMVSAIADENSALHTSCVMLRTAGAQLLRRAQTKGAARMDMDGNDLFALISALAWLAEQPPLVPRADHLFDIISGAILTSERQ
- a CDS encoding IS701 family transposase yields the protein MSVAGWSGSVLAWHRELDALKVRLGSVFGRRELRASCGAFLDGLLSGVERKTGWLMAEQAGLERPYRMQSLLGRSHWDADALRDTVRAYAIESLGDADGVLVVDETGFLKKGAHSVGVARQYSGTAGRIENCQIGVFLAYASRYGQTLIDRQLYLPKEWAEDEARRASAHVPQSQAFATKPAIAAKLIADALDAGVPCAWVLADALYGSDSKLRRMLESRGQPYVLAVRSNQCLRFVREQGIEQTDPETMADELKPEVWQSHAAGEGAKGLRLYDWARIPLSSRPDPQWERWLLIRRSRREPDARAYYFVFAPAGTELSELAGAAGLRWTVEECFQRAKDDLGLDHCEARSWHAWKRHMTLVMAAAAFLAKLGADLRRTAAGKPNETSPNPPIAA